A segment of the Marinitoga hydrogenitolerans DSM 16785 genome:
TCTATTTCCCTAGTTATTTCCGTTATCTCAACCATTTTATTTATAGCTTCTCTTACTATATTACCTGCTTTTTCTGCTTTTTCTGTAGATACATGTCCGAATTCTGCTGCTTCTGTTGCATTATCTGCAATTAATTTTGTCGCAGAAGATATCTCTTGAACAGATGCTGTTGTTTCTTCAATAGCTGCTGTCATATTCTCCATTTCTGTTGAAATATTATTTACTGCAGAAGTTGTATCCTGTAAAGATTCAGATGAAACATTCATCTCATTAACTATTTCGTGCATTGATGATGTTAAGGTAACACTTTCACTTTTTAACTGTTTCATATCTTTTATTAATTGTCTATGCATTTCTTTAAATATTCTAATTAATTGCCCAAATTCGTCATTGCTTTTTACTTCAGGGATTTTTACAGTATAATCTTTTTCTGATAATTTTTTTGCATATCTCATTAATATATTTAATGTTTTCATAATAGCATTTATTAAAATCATTGAAGCTAATATTCCTATAATTAAAGATGATATCATAACTATAATTCCCATTGTTTTAGATTTTTTTATCAATATAAAATTAGAATTAATTATTTCATTGGTTTTATTATCAATCTCTTTTTGAAGAACATTAAAAGAATTTATAGCATTTTCTCCAATAGTTTTAAAATTTTTTGCATCTTTTTTTATATCATCTATAGATTTATAACTTTTTAATAAATTCAAATATGATGACATATCTTCTATTGCCTTTTTCTTTATATCTTTTAAATCATTATCTAACATCATATTAGAAATTTTTTGTACTGTTTCCTGCATTTTATTTTCAGCATCCAATTTTAATTTTTCATTATTAAATGCGAGATATTCAGCTACCAATTTTCTTGCTTCCATAAATTCTGTTGCATATATACCTATATTTTTCATATTTACTACATATTTTTCTCCTATTTGTTTTTCATTGTTCAAAATATTAGAAAAGGAATAGTTACTTATTAAAAACATAGTCAACTGAAATATTAATAAAACTCCTACTAATATCCATACTTTTGTTTTTATACTCATCATTTTTCCCTCCTTTTTCTGATGTCCATTTCTACTTTTTTTATTTACCATTTAAAGCTTACTTTTACTAAAAATTATAAATATCTTTTTTTAATTATTTATTACAAAAAAATTATATCAAAAAAGCATGGATTTAAAAAATCCATGCTTCTAAATTTTAGATATTTTTATAATTTTAGAATTCTTTTTTTTCTCTTAATTGCTTTACAATTTCCCTTATATCATTTATCTTATCCTCTTTTGCTATTAATAATCCATTTTCTGTGTCTATTACTATAATATTCTTTAATCCTACTATTCCTACATTTTTATCCGTTTTGACATATACATTTTTACTATCAACCAGATGCACGTTTTCATTGTTATCAGAATAACCTTCCATTTCTCTTACCGAAACCCAATTACCCACATCTGACCATTCATATTCCGCTTTCACCATATATACTCTATTTGATTTTTCCATTAATGCATAATCAATGCTTATTTTTCTGATACTTTGATATTTTTTATGTAATAATTCAATATTATTTGGATCTAAATCTTTCATATCTTTATATATATCTTCATTATATGTTTTCATTTCATCTAAAAATACTTCTTTTTTCCAAAAAAACATACCGCTGTTCCAATAATAATTTCCCTCTTTTAAATATTTTAAAGCAGTATTAAAATCCGGTTTTTCTTTAAAATTTCTTACTTTCATTATACTATTTCCCAATTCATTTTCTGCTTCTATATAACCATATCCTGTTTCTGGTCTTGTTGGATTAATTCCCATTGTAATCAATCCATTATATTTTTTAGCAGCTAAAATCCCACTTTCAACTGTTTTCCAGAATTTTTCTTTATTTGGTATATAATGATCTGCAGGTAAAATAAAAACAACCTCATTTTCATCCGCAACTAATGTTCCTAAAAAACATGCGGGAGCTGTGTTTCTTGCAACTGGTTCCAATAATACATTTTTTTCGTTTAATTCTGGTATTTCATTTAATGTTTCTTCCTTATAATTTTCAGCTGTTACTACATAAATATCTTTTGGTTCTAATTTATAATTTAATCTTTCAAACGTTTCTCTAATTAAAGACTTCTCTGAAAAAATTTTTAAAAATTGTTTTGGTTTTTTAGATGTGCTTAATGGCCAGAATCTTTCACCTGAACCACCTGCTAAAATTATTGCTTTCATTTCGTTCCTCCTTTAAATATAATTTTCCCTCTATTTAGTATTTTACCTCTCTCATTAATCCATGTTGACTCAATATTCCCATCATAAAAATTTGTTACTTTGGTATTCTCCAAATATACATCATTACTACCTTCGATATATATATCTATTTTATTATTCTCAAAAAGGGTATTTTTTATTAAAAATTTCTTATCATTATTTGAATTAAAAACATTTAAACTTTTTTCATTATTAACAAACTTTGACGAGTCTATATTAAATGGTGACTTAAATATATCTAAAGAAATTTTATTATTAATAAATTCCACTTTTTGGATTAATAAACTTTTATCTTCTCTGGATTTTATTGTCCTATCATTATTTTTAAATGTTGTTGTGTTAATATATAAATTACTATAAGCACTGTTTATTGACTCAATACTATTTAAAAAATCAGACGTTTTTATTTTTAAATCCGAATTATACAAATCTATATCGAGCTTAGAGTCTGCCACAGACAGATTGTATAAATAAGCCTTTGAATTATAAATTCTAAATGTCGTTTCATTATCAAAAAACAATGAGTTCTTTATTTCTATATCCCCATCAACAATTTCCATACCTGTTCTATTATCAGAAATTATTACATTATATGCTTCTCCAGAAAAACCTTTTTCATAAATGCCGGTTTTGCAATTTTTTATGACTAGATTATATAAATTGAATGTATTATTAATAACAATTCCCACATTTGCATTATATATCTCTGTGTTTTTTAAATTACCTGAATTTAATATTATGCTTTCAAAAGTATCTTTTACAGGCCTTATTATCAATTTGGAATTATTATCTTTAAATTTTATTGACCCATTTATTATAATACTTTTTTCGGGAAAAACATATATTCTTACTACACCTTCTACATCTAACTTTTCAATGTTTATATCATTAGAAATTATATATGGCGAATTATATGAATTTACTGTTTTCAATGAAGTATATAATTTTTTCCCAAATAAAAAGTTATCCTTTATATTAAATTTAAGTTCTTCTGTTTTTAACCCTTTAAATTCTCGCCATAAAATTAATGTTCCTTCATTAGTGAGAATTTCAAGAGGTATTTTTAATTTCAAAGTTTTACCGGAAAAATTTCCTTTATCTGTATAATTTTTAAACTCAACTTTATAAAAATTGTATTTATAATCATCCAAGAATGATATTTCAAAAATTCCCACTTCCTTATTTTCAATACTTTTTACCACAGGTAATATGGGTGGCAATATTTTATTATAGATTTCTTTATTAAACTTTTCATCTATATATAATACAAATTTATATTCTTTCCCGGGTAAAAAGTTTGAAAATGAAAATTCATTCAATTTTTTTATATTTATTCTAGTAATTAATGTATTCGCTTCATCTAAAATTCGCAATTCACAAAATTCCGATACAAAATTTTTTTCGAATTTTAGAGATACACTGTTATCAAACTCCTTTATTGTATATTCTGGAAAAGGATTTAATTTTAGTAATATTGGCTTTGATACATTATTCAATTCATCATATACCAATAAAGTTGCTTCTTTACCCAAAGATATAAAATCAAATGTATTTCCTTCGAAAGTATATGTACTTTCTTTGGTAATTAATTTATATTTTGCTTTTTCATTCGAAAATAAACTTAAGTTATATGTTTTATTATACTTTAATGAAAATCTTTCTAATTTTGGTGGAGTTGTATCAAGAAATATTTTTTTATACCATGAAACTTTATTATTTATTTTTATGATTAAATTATTTTCACCTTCAACAAAGTTTTCAGAATTATATTCTTTTCCATTTAATATTATATTTCCTATATCTATTTTAACTTCTTTTTTATTTATTTTCTCTGGTATTTCTGGTAATTTTGGTTTTATAATTTTTATTTCTTCCCCTTTATATCCAGATGGATACACAGGTATTATTTTATATAAAACTTCATCATATGTAAACTTGTCCTTATATATCTTTTTGTTAATAGATTCAATAAATTCATTATTTTTATATATTTCATATTTTATAGGATCTATCATTTTATGATTTATTTCTAAGGATATATTTATATAATCATCTATTTTTATTTTATAATCTTTTATTTCTGACAGTGGTGCTTGTAAATTGAAATCTTTTTCATGTATTATCTTGTTTTGAATATATCCTTTAACTTTCAAGTTACCATTCACATAAGGTGATACAAATAACTTATAAACCGCTAACGATGTTTGATATTCTTTACCATCAAAATATATCTTCCAATAATCCAATTTATAGTTTTCACAGTTTAAATATATCCAAATTTCATCATAATCTTTTCTTTCATAATCTACATTTATAATAGGCTTTTCTAATGAAATTTGGAATTTTCTTTTAGAAAACACAAAATAGGGAACTTTAAGTTCCCTTATTATTTTGTTATCACTCAATTCTACTTCTACATTGTATTTTCCAGGGAATATCCATAATTCTGCGGAGTTTTTATATTCCCTGTTTTTTATTTTTATTACATAATTTAAACCTTTTAAACTATCTGGAACTTCTAATGTGATCTGAATTTTAACTGGTTTTAAAAAAAGAAATAATGCAATTATGATTATAACTACACTCCAAAAAATGTGTATTTTCTTCATATTTACCTCCAAAAAGGGGCATTAGCCCCTTTAATTATATTTCTTCAGCTATAACATAAACTATTTCCATATATTGATTCCCATATTCATCAACTTTTAAAGCTATCTGAAACCAGAGCAACATATCTCTTAAATATTCTTCACTATCATTATATAATAATTTTTTACCCTCTTTACTCATCTTACCACTTTTTATTGTTCCATCCTTATATTTAACATACAAAAAAGCATCCGGACTAAATTTAAATGGTTCAACAAATTTCTGTGTGAATAATCTATATGTTGCTGGCTCAAAAGAAACTAACTTCCCACCATAAAATGTCCAGAAATACATTGTCATATCCTTCGGCCTTTGAATAAACTTTTCTTCTGTTAAATCAATTTTTACATTTGCTTCTGGTACAAAATATGCTTCATTCAATACTTTCATTTCATTTAATTTATTCCTTACATCTTTCCAATATGAAATAAACGTATGCTCTTCATCTTTATTTACAGCTTCAAAATAGTTGTTATAATTACTTAAAAAAGTATTTAATGATGATAATGTTGCATATTTTTTTTCTGCATTTAATCTATCTATTACTTTGAAATATTCCACATCTGCATTTATATAATCAGATTTTATTATTTTTGTTCTATAAATATAATCTACGTTAGTTTTAAAGAGAACCCCTATAGCATCTGGAATCTCTTCTGCACTTACTTCTTTATGCAATTTTTTATACTTTTCTGGAATTTCTGAAAGTCTTCTTTTTATCAAATGTCTCATTTTAGAGATTGTTTCAACGTCTACAGAATACCATTTTACTTTTATATTATTTGCATCAATCTTAAATTTATCTGCTAATACTAAGTTATTTGGTATTTTTATTTTTGGATTATATTCATGATTTACATTTATTATCCACACTTCATTATTATTCTTCTTAATAGTTCCTGAACTCAAAAACTCAAATGATTCTTTATGAAAATCTTTTTTATCTAAATATTTATAATTCATCGAAAATGTTTTTCCATTAAAATATTCTTCTTTTTGTCTTTTTAACGTTTTGGTTTGTGAAGTATTTTCAATAATATTTTCAATATAGTAATTTGTCTTTACTGTAATCTTAGAATTATCTAAAGTAATTAACTCTCCATTTTCTATATCAAATTTCACAACATCATTTGAAAATGTATATGGTTCTATTGATTTTATTTTTGAAATATACGGTTTCTTTATTTCAAATAAAGCCGGTTCTCCTTTTAATGATGATTTTGGCAAATATGAAATCATATTATTTAATGTCCTTACTGGTATTAAATCTTTATCAGGAACTTGTTCTGGATCTTTCCCGAAAATAATAGCCAATAATGAATAGAAATATTTTCTATTTATGTATTCATTACCATCGAAGATATTATCCCCTTCAAAATACGGTAATTTTATCACCGGAATAATTTTACCTTCAACTTTTATTAAAAAATACCTTTCAAAAACAGATAAATATCCTACATCTTCAGGTGTATTTATTCCTGTATTTATGTTTAACCTGGCATTCAACTTTTCTGAATAACTAACTAAATTATTCGTATTTGTCATAGGAATATAATATCCAAAATTCCAACCCTTATTTAATGATTCAACAGTAAAAATTTTTATTATAACTTTTATTACATCTATTTTTTTTAATTTATTTAAAGGATTATTTGTATCCAATAATGGTAATCCTATTTTACTAATAAAATATTTATTCATATACTCTAAATATCCAAAATTTCTTGAAAAATCATATCCTTTTTGAACATATGATTTTTCTAACTTTGTTTTAATATCATTAAAAGCAGGTGAAGATAATGAATATTTTTCCAAAATTTCTTTTTCTAACCCTAAAATTCTTGCTGCAGAGACTGCAACTTCAACTGCATAAACATTATCTTCAGGATAAAAATCATATGAAAATCTCGAATCAAAAAAAGAAAAATTCGTTTCAGAATCTACATTTTCATATAATGCCAAATTCAGTAAATAACTTATGTTATTTGGCAAATCTCTTATAGAATCGTCAATCCTGAAAAACAAAACCGGCTGTTTTGGAGAATTCACTGCCAATATAACAATACTCATAATCAAAAATACCAAAATACCAACTTTACGCACTACAACC
Coding sequences within it:
- a CDS encoding methyl-accepting chemotaxis protein, giving the protein MSIKTKVWILVGVLLIFQLTMFLISNYSFSNILNNEKQIGEKYVVNMKNIGIYATEFMEARKLVAEYLAFNNEKLKLDAENKMQETVQKISNMMLDNDLKDIKKKAIEDMSSYLNLLKSYKSIDDIKKDAKNFKTIGENAINSFNVLQKEIDNKTNEIINSNFILIKKSKTMGIIVMISSLIIGILASMILINAIMKTLNILMRYAKKLSEKDYTVKIPEVKSNDEFGQLIRIFKEMHRQLIKDMKQLKSESVTLTSSMHEIVNEMNVSSESLQDTTSAVNNISTEMENMTAAIEETTASVQEISSATKLIADNATEAAEFGHVSTEKAEKAGNIVREAINKMVEITEITREIEEVVSRFNVSAKKINDFVDTVANIAEQTNLLALNAAIEAARAGDAGKGFAVVADEVRVLAEESRKAADEIREVVEGIQTVSNEAMDVSNIINEKVKEGSELSEDAGENLEGILKAIKDITTRLESIAASVEEQTASVDEIATAMTELSENATKINASVQEINAATEEQTANIENVTAEANSMIELSNRLMDIVEQFKLE
- a CDS encoding mannose-1-phosphate guanylyltransferase, with protein sequence MKAIILAGGSGERFWPLSTSKKPKQFLKIFSEKSLIRETFERLNYKLEPKDIYVVTAENYKEETLNEIPELNEKNVLLEPVARNTAPACFLGTLVADENEVVFILPADHYIPNKEKFWKTVESGILAAKKYNGLITMGINPTRPETGYGYIEAENELGNSIMKVRNFKEKPDFNTALKYLKEGNYYWNSGMFFWKKEVFLDEMKTYNEDIYKDMKDLDPNNIELLHKKYQSIRKISIDYALMEKSNRVYMVKAEYEWSDVGNWVSVREMEGYSDNNENVHLVDSKNVYVKTDKNVGIVGLKNIIVIDTENGLLIAKEDKINDIREIVKQLREKKEF